A region from the Polaribacter sp. Hel1_33_78 genome encodes:
- a CDS encoding universal stress protein, whose translation MQKKILLSTDFSDNAWNSIIYGLKLFSSETCKFYILHAIQIKSPTMSSFSNRFSKTVRETAMNDLLDLKQMIERVNANANHSFEIILSTQKLKTAIESAVKKHQIEMVVMGTKGAIGAKQVFFGSNTVSVISKMRLCPILTVPDNFEFVAPKQIVFPTDFNRFFDEKELKPLIDIANLYNSKISILHINNEEYLNEVEKYNSKILKSYLKEYEHTLYLILNYTKKTEEVNNFIMDLKINLLVLVNYKHSLIEKIIKEPIIKKIGFHPIVPFLVIPE comes from the coding sequence ATGCAAAAGAAAATATTGTTGTCTACAGATTTTTCTGATAATGCATGGAATTCTATTATTTATGGATTAAAACTCTTTAGTAGTGAAACATGTAAATTTTATATACTTCATGCTATTCAGATAAAAAGTCCAACCATGTCAAGTTTTTCTAATAGGTTTTCAAAAACAGTGCGTGAAACTGCTATGAATGATTTATTGGATTTAAAACAAATGATAGAAAGAGTTAATGCAAATGCAAACCATAGTTTTGAAATAATTTTAAGCACTCAAAAATTAAAAACAGCTATCGAGTCAGCGGTTAAAAAGCATCAAATAGAAATGGTTGTCATGGGGACCAAGGGAGCAATTGGAGCAAAACAAGTCTTTTTTGGTAGCAATACTGTTAGTGTTATTAGCAAAATGAGACTTTGTCCAATTTTAACAGTTCCAGATAATTTTGAGTTTGTAGCTCCAAAACAAATAGTTTTCCCTACAGATTTTAATCGTTTTTTTGACGAGAAAGAACTGAAACCATTAATAGATATTGCAAATTTATACAATTCAAAAATAAGTATTCTTCATATTAACAATGAAGAATATTTAAATGAAGTTGAAAAGTACAATTCTAAAATACTCAAAAGTTATTTAAAAGAATATGAGCATACCCTTTATTTGATTCTGAATTACACAAAAAAAACAGAAGAAGTTAATAATTTTATAATGGACCTAAAAATAAATCTGCTTGTTTTGGTAAATTATAAACACAGTCTTATAGAAAAGATCATAAAAGAACCGATTATAAAAAAAATCGGTTTTCATCCGATCGTTCCTTTTCTGGTCATTCCAGAATAA
- a CDS encoding universal stress protein: protein MRYKILLPTDFSKNSLHAIKYALELYKNDNCDFYILNVFYATGNIAESLTHLEPGSELHEMAKIESENGLKNIVDRLKTQGYKNKKHQFKTVSTFNNPLEAIKNIVEKKDIEMIVMGTKGITNSKLLAYGNTAIYVMEKVRNCPVIVVPEKAKQHLPKEIVFPTSYKTHYKRRELNYLIDIAKKCEAKIAVLHILEEENLDENQKEKQQMLKEIFEGVNYSFHELGNNSIESAINIFIESRDSDMVAFINKKHTFFGSILRQPLVKEMGFNSKVPILVMHDLRN from the coding sequence ATGAGATATAAAATATTATTACCAACAGATTTCTCAAAAAATTCTTTACATGCTATAAAATATGCTTTAGAACTCTATAAAAATGATAATTGTGATTTTTATATTTTAAATGTTTTTTATGCCACTGGAAATATAGCAGAAAGTCTAACGCATTTAGAACCAGGAAGTGAGTTACATGAAATGGCAAAAATAGAATCCGAAAATGGTTTAAAAAACATTGTTGATAGGCTGAAGACTCAAGGATATAAAAATAAAAAGCATCAGTTTAAAACAGTTTCGACTTTTAACAACCCATTAGAAGCAATTAAAAATATTGTTGAAAAAAAAGATATCGAAATGATCGTAATGGGTACTAAAGGAATAACTAACTCTAAACTCCTAGCCTATGGTAATACAGCAATTTATGTGATGGAAAAGGTAAGAAATTGTCCAGTAATTGTAGTTCCTGAAAAAGCAAAACAGCATTTACCAAAGGAAATCGTATTTCCAACAAGTTATAAAACACATTATAAGCGGCGCGAATTAAATTATCTAATAGATATTGCTAAAAAATGTGAAGCTAAAATTGCTGTTTTACATATTTTAGAAGAGGAGAATTTAGATGAAAATCAAAAAGAAAAACAGCAAATGCTTAAAGAGATTTTTGAAGGTGTAAACTATTCTTTTCACGAATTAGGCAATAATTCGATAGAATCTGCAATAAATATTTTTATTGAGAGTAGAGATAGTGATATGGTAGCATTTATAAATAAAAAGCATACTTTCTTCGGCAGTATTTTAAGACAACCTTTAGTAAAAGAGATGGGATTTAATTCTAAAGTTCCAATACTAGTGATGCACGATTTAAGAAACTAA
- a CDS encoding ATP cone domain-containing protein, with translation MNDKDINIIKYSGKKVKFSSNKLYTSLKRTGAEDAIVNQIINRVISELYEGISTKEIYNRAFALLKKKESHLASKYKLKKAIYELGPTGFPFERFVAAILKYSGFNIEVGKTLNGKCVTHEIDVIANKNNETTIIECKFHGEQGLNCNVKIPLYINSRYTDVKTHWEKNNKTRNILAKGWVVTNTRFTADAIKYGNCCGLYLLSWDYPKNNALKDRIDRLGLYPITVSTLLTKREKQFLLNRNVVLCRDLIDDVFYFDHLGISNIRKEKILNEIKQLCTNKNH, from the coding sequence ATGAATGATAAAGACATAAATATCATAAAGTATTCTGGGAAAAAAGTAAAATTTTCTAGCAACAAGCTATACACTTCATTAAAACGAACTGGAGCAGAAGACGCTATTGTAAATCAAATTATAAATAGGGTAATAAGCGAGTTGTATGAGGGTATTTCAACAAAAGAAATTTATAACAGAGCATTTGCATTACTTAAAAAAAAGGAAAGTCATTTAGCCTCTAAATATAAATTGAAAAAAGCAATTTATGAATTAGGTCCAACAGGTTTTCCTTTCGAAAGGTTTGTTGCTGCTATTTTAAAATATTCTGGGTTTAATATCGAAGTAGGAAAAACTTTAAATGGTAAATGCGTTACACACGAAATAGATGTTATTGCAAACAAAAACAATGAAACCACAATTATAGAATGTAAGTTTCATGGTGAGCAAGGTTTAAACTGTAATGTTAAAATTCCTTTATACATTAACTCTCGTTATACGGATGTTAAAACGCATTGGGAAAAAAACAATAAAACAAGGAATATATTAGCAAAAGGTTGGGTTGTGACAAATACAAGATTTACAGCAGATGCAATAAAATATGGAAATTGTTGTGGACTATATTTGTTAAGTTGGGATTATCCAAAGAATAATGCCTTAAAAGATAGAATAGATCGTTTAGGATTGTACCCCATAACTGTCTCTACATTACTTACGAAAAGAGAAAAACAATTTTTGTTAAATAGAAATGTAGTTTTATGCAGAGATTTAATAGATGACGTTTTTTACTTTGATCATTTAGGGATTTCTAACATAAGAAAAGAAAAAATTCTAAATGAAATTAAGCAATTGTGTACTAATAAAAATCATTAA
- a CDS encoding MBL fold metallo-hydrolase RNA specificity domain-containing protein, whose translation MEHFAKVKFLGASGVVTGSKFLIETSEKNILIDCGMFQGLKELRELNWKDLSVNVRDIDVVLLTHGHLDHVGYLPRLVKQGYTGKIIGTAPTLAIAQIILNDSAKIHEEEAEKANREHYSSHKIALPFYTLKEAEKTINQFEVEIENKWIVLSENISYRFQYNGHIIGATFIEIDIKGKRFVFSGDIGRSNDFLLENPKTPEWADFLFIESTYGNRLHPKEDVEDRLATIIIDTIFNKGNLIIPSFAVERLQTLMYILWKLYKKNKIPNIPIFVDSPMGNRVLDVFNRFPKWHKLPQEEYNEMCNHINIIQSYKETWETIDDKRSKIIIAGSGMVTGGRVLTYLQQLIGEPSTTVLLVGFQAEGTRGRQLLEGAHEIRFYGKYYPVKAAVKNLGSLSAHADQQELLNWMKDIKNIPEKVFLIHGEPTAIDAFRVKIKDTYNWDATIPKLESVEELVI comes from the coding sequence ATGGAACATTTTGCGAAAGTCAAATTTTTGGGAGCTTCTGGGGTTGTAACAGGCTCTAAATTTCTTATTGAAACTTCAGAGAAAAACATACTTATAGATTGTGGGATGTTTCAAGGATTAAAAGAACTAAGGGAACTTAATTGGAAAGATTTGTCTGTTAATGTTAGAGATATAGATGTTGTACTTTTAACACATGGCCATTTAGATCATGTTGGTTATTTACCAAGATTAGTAAAACAAGGATATACAGGGAAAATTATAGGCACAGCGCCAACATTGGCAATTGCACAAATCATATTGAATGATAGTGCTAAAATTCATGAAGAAGAAGCAGAAAAAGCAAATAGAGAGCATTATTCTTCGCATAAAATTGCTTTACCTTTTTACACACTTAAAGAAGCAGAGAAGACCATTAATCAATTTGAAGTAGAAATAGAAAATAAGTGGATTGTTTTATCTGAAAACATTTCATATCGTTTTCAATATAATGGACATATTATTGGTGCAACTTTTATAGAAATAGATATTAAAGGAAAGCGTTTTGTATTTTCTGGAGATATTGGTAGAAGTAATGATTTTCTTTTAGAAAATCCAAAAACACCAGAATGGGCAGATTTTTTATTTATTGAAAGTACTTATGGAAATAGATTGCATCCAAAAGAAGATGTTGAAGATAGACTTGCAACAATAATTATAGATACTATTTTTAATAAAGGAAATCTTATTATTCCAAGTTTTGCTGTTGAACGTTTGCAAACACTTATGTATATTTTATGGAAATTGTACAAGAAAAACAAGATTCCAAATATTCCAATTTTTGTTGATAGTCCCATGGGAAATAGAGTTTTAGATGTTTTTAACCGTTTCCCAAAATGGCATAAATTACCTCAAGAAGAATATAATGAAATGTGTAATCACATAAATATTATTCAATCATATAAAGAAACATGGGAAACAATCGATGATAAAAGATCTAAAATTATAATTGCTGGAAGCGGAATGGTAACAGGAGGTAGAGTACTTACGTATCTGCAGCAACTTATAGGCGAGCCCTCAACAACAGTTTTGTTAGTTGGTTTTCAGGCAGAAGGCACTCGTGGAAGACAACTTTTGGAAGGCGCACATGAAATTCGTTTTTATGGTAAATATTATCCTGTAAAAGCCGCCGTAAAAAACTTAGGAAGTTTGTCTGCTCATGCAGATCAGCAAGAACTATTAAACTGGATGAAAGACATTAAAAATATTCCAGAAAAAGTTTTTTTAATTCATGGAGAGCCAACAGCTATAGACGCTTTTCGAGTAAAAATAAAAGACACCTATAATTGGGATGCAACGATTCCAAAATTAGAAAGTGTTGAAGAACTTGTAATCTAA
- a CDS encoding beta-glucosidase, producing the protein MKIKFNQRLFLIIVISCFYVNYASAQHKEVDIQLTATKLTSIALDAKIDSIIKILTLEEKIAMTHAQSKFSTKGVARLGIPEIWMSDGPHGVREEISWDSWSHAEWTNDSITAFPALTALAATFNPELSANYGSSIGEEARYRKKDVLLGPGINIYRTPMNGRNFEYLGEDPYLAATMVVPYIKGVQKNGVAACVKHFALNNQEHWRDKINVELSDRALYEIYLPAFKAAVKEAKVWSIMGAYNKIRGQYACHNELLLNKILKTDWSFDGVVISDWSGAHTTEESAKYGLDIEMGTGTDGLGTSTANHYDNYYLAKPFLKAIKKGVLSEDLLDDKVRRILRLMYRTNLSFNRPLGKLNNKEHHEVALNVATEGIVLLKNEDDFFPIKDDKTITIAVIGENATRVMAPGGGSSELKPQFEISPLEGIKKRFKNAKIIHTMGYSSGPSVYDEVIPTKLDQDSLYVKAIKIAKKADVVLFIGGLNKNHLQDCEGDDREIFQLPYQQEKLINGMHEVNKNIGFLLLTGNAVEMSWLPKTKGVLQTWYLGSMAGEAIAQIISGDKNPSGKLPFSFPKKLKDNAAHFYGETSYPGVNMTQHYKEDILVGYRWFDTKKIAPQYAFGYGLSYTNFKLSDIKTDKNVYSLTDKITVHCTVTNNGNRQGAEVIQVYIGKLNSDVKRALKELKGFKKVFLKSYKKETAKIEINVSDLAFYNEKISDWAVEKGTYSIYVGNASDSISEIIKVTIK; encoded by the coding sequence ATGAAAATAAAATTTAATCAAAGGTTATTTCTAATTATTGTAATCTCATGTTTTTATGTCAACTACGCAAGCGCTCAACATAAAGAAGTAGATATTCAATTAACAGCTACGAAATTAACTTCAATAGCACTAGATGCTAAAATCGATAGTATTATAAAAATACTGACGTTAGAAGAGAAAATAGCAATGACACATGCGCAATCTAAATTTAGTACAAAAGGTGTTGCAAGATTGGGAATACCAGAAATTTGGATGTCAGATGGTCCCCATGGAGTGAGAGAAGAAATTAGTTGGGATTCTTGGAGTCATGCAGAATGGACAAATGATTCAATTACAGCCTTTCCTGCATTAACAGCCTTGGCGGCGACATTTAACCCAGAATTATCTGCGAACTATGGTTCTAGTATTGGTGAAGAAGCTAGATATAGAAAGAAAGATGTGCTTTTAGGTCCGGGCATAAATATATACCGAACACCAATGAACGGTAGAAATTTTGAATATTTGGGGGAAGATCCTTATTTGGCTGCAACCATGGTTGTTCCTTACATAAAGGGAGTTCAAAAAAATGGTGTTGCTGCTTGTGTAAAGCATTTTGCATTAAATAATCAAGAACATTGGAGAGACAAAATTAATGTAGAATTAAGTGATAGAGCACTATATGAAATTTATTTACCCGCTTTTAAGGCAGCAGTTAAAGAAGCAAAAGTGTGGTCTATAATGGGCGCATACAATAAGATTAGAGGGCAATATGCCTGCCATAATGAATTACTATTAAATAAAATTTTAAAGACGGATTGGAGTTTTGATGGTGTTGTAATTAGCGATTGGAGCGGAGCGCATACAACAGAAGAGTCTGCAAAATACGGTTTAGATATAGAAATGGGAACAGGAACAGATGGTTTAGGGACTTCAACCGCAAACCACTATGATAATTATTATTTAGCAAAACCATTTTTAAAAGCAATTAAAAAAGGAGTTTTAAGCGAAGATTTATTGGATGATAAAGTTCGAAGAATTTTACGATTAATGTACAGAACCAATTTAAGTTTTAATAGGCCTTTAGGGAAACTTAATAATAAAGAACACCATGAAGTTGCATTAAATGTTGCAACTGAAGGAATTGTATTATTAAAAAATGAAGATGATTTTTTCCCAATTAAAGATGATAAAACAATTACAATAGCAGTAATTGGTGAAAACGCAACGAGAGTTATGGCTCCCGGCGGGGGATCATCAGAATTAAAACCTCAGTTTGAAATTTCTCCTTTAGAAGGGATAAAAAAAAGGTTTAAGAATGCAAAAATTATTCATACGATGGGGTATTCTTCTGGTCCATCTGTTTATGATGAAGTAATTCCAACTAAATTAGATCAAGATTCATTGTACGTGAAAGCTATTAAAATTGCTAAAAAAGCAGATGTTGTTCTTTTTATTGGGGGTTTAAATAAAAATCATTTACAAGATTGTGAAGGAGACGATAGAGAAATATTTCAACTTCCTTATCAACAAGAAAAACTAATTAACGGAATGCACGAAGTAAATAAAAATATAGGTTTTCTTTTATTAACTGGTAATGCAGTAGAAATGTCTTGGTTACCTAAAACGAAAGGGGTTTTACAAACTTGGTATTTAGGAAGTATGGCGGGAGAAGCAATTGCTCAAATTATTTCTGGAGATAAAAATCCTTCAGGAAAATTACCTTTTTCATTTCCTAAAAAATTAAAAGATAATGCCGCGCATTTTTATGGAGAAACTTCTTATCCAGGAGTAAATATGACTCAACATTATAAAGAAGATATTTTAGTAGGATACAGATGGTTTGATACTAAAAAAATAGCACCTCAATATGCTTTTGGATATGGATTGTCTTATACAAATTTTAAACTTTCTGATATTAAAACAGATAAAAATGTATATTCTTTAACAGATAAAATTACCGTTCATTGCACTGTTACAAATAACGGAAATAGACAAGGGGCTGAGGTTATACAAGTATATATTGGCAAATTAAATTCTGATGTAAAAAGAGCCTTAAAAGAATTAAAAGGATTTAAAAAAGTATTCTTAAAAAGTTATAAAAAGGAGACTGCAAAAATAGAAATCAATGTTTCAGATTTAGCTTTTTATAATGAGAAAATTTCAGACTGGGCAGTTGAAAAAGGGACTTATTCCATCTATGTAGGAAATGCATCAGACAGCATATCAGAAATAATAAAAGTAACAATAAAATAA
- a CDS encoding (2Fe-2S)-binding protein → MSNYTIHVNGKERFVTADADTPLLWVLRDELNLVGTKFGCGIAQCGACTVHLDGVATRSCQMQVSIIEDAKITTIEGLSDDGKHPVQEAWKELDVPQCGYCQAGQIMTATAFLKENKNPSEEEIRVAMHGNICRCASYNRIERAVKVAVEKMS, encoded by the coding sequence ATGTCTAACTACACGATACATGTCAACGGAAAAGAACGCTTTGTAACGGCAGATGCGGATACACCTCTGTTATGGGTTTTAAGAGATGAACTTAACTTAGTAGGTACTAAATTTGGTTGTGGAATTGCACAATGTGGTGCTTGCACTGTTCATTTAGATGGAGTTGCCACAAGAAGTTGCCAAATGCAAGTTTCTATCATAGAGGATGCAAAAATTACTACAATCGAAGGTTTGTCTGACGATGGTAAACACCCGGTACAAGAAGCTTGGAAAGAACTTGACGTGCCACAATGTGGTTATTGCCAAGCAGGACAAATTATGACGGCAACAGCATTCTTGAAGGAGAATAAAAATCCTTCAGAAGAAGAAATTAGAGTAGCAATGCATGGAAATATTTGTAGATGTGCGTCTTATAATAGAATTGAAAGAGCGGTAAAAGTTGCTGTAGAAAAAATGTCTTAA
- a CDS encoding xanthine dehydrogenase family protein molybdopterin-binding subunit has product MKSQKIDNFSRRNFLKTSILASGGMLIGFNLLTACKPEAVMPVDIESLNFNDFNAFIKISNDGYITIFSPNPEIGQGVKTSMPMIIAEELDVEWSKVSVIQGVLDTKNFKRQIAGGSQSIRSSWDAFRQTGATAKQMLVNAAAIKWNVDASTCKASKGIITNANGDKLGYGEVVKEAALLEVPEDVKLKEIKDYTIIGQEIVNVDMDKIIFGKPLFGLDYKAEGMVYASVLRPPIFGQKLESFDASEAKKINGVLDVITIGEKVRKYIQLGKKNWTFKLSETDKVVVIAENTWAAIKGKKALSAIWLDDTKLESTEDHNNILTKILDTKKSNIRREDGNVEKAFSTADKVVEKTYHSPFLPHNCMEPMNFYADVTADKIHLVGPVQTPEYAAAVVADMLGYDANNVHLEMTRMGGGFGRRLYGDFVYEAAEISAVIKKPVKLISTREDDMTTGIYKPSVKYRIKAALKDGKVTSYHLKEAAIGSNMYGSIPNFFPAGCIPNYKVETGNYKSNITTGAWRAPYTNFLAFAEQSFFDELAIELNVDPIQLRIDLLKNVKETDDKRIEYSGQRMEDTIKLVREKANWGKTPEGVYQGFAAYYSHNTHVAEIAEIELKNGLPIIKKVIVAVDCGVVVNPSGARNQVEGGVLDGIGHAMYADFSFKNGKPEYENFDSYRLIRMNETPQVEVHFVKNNLSPTGLGEPGLPPAGGAVSNAINAALGKRMYKQPFVKELKKRNVLG; this is encoded by the coding sequence ATGAAATCTCAAAAAATAGATAATTTTAGCAGAAGAAATTTCTTAAAAACTTCGATTTTAGCAAGTGGTGGAATGTTAATTGGTTTTAATTTGCTCACAGCATGCAAGCCAGAGGCAGTAATGCCTGTAGATATTGAAAGTTTAAATTTCAATGATTTTAATGCTTTTATAAAAATTTCTAATGATGGTTATATCACTATTTTTTCTCCAAATCCAGAAATTGGTCAAGGTGTAAAAACATCAATGCCTATGATTATTGCAGAAGAATTAGATGTGGAATGGAGCAAAGTTAGTGTAATTCAAGGGGTATTAGATACCAAAAATTTTAAAAGACAAATCGCAGGAGGAAGTCAATCAATACGTTCAAGTTGGGATGCTTTTAGACAAACGGGAGCAACTGCCAAACAAATGTTAGTAAATGCTGCTGCCATAAAATGGAATGTAGATGCATCAACTTGCAAAGCATCAAAAGGAATTATAACAAATGCAAATGGTGATAAACTTGGTTATGGCGAAGTTGTAAAAGAAGCAGCGTTATTGGAAGTTCCTGAAGACGTAAAACTAAAAGAAATTAAAGATTATACTATAATTGGGCAAGAAATTGTTAATGTAGATATGGATAAAATTATTTTTGGGAAACCACTTTTTGGCTTGGATTATAAGGCAGAAGGAATGGTATATGCTTCTGTTTTAAGACCACCAATTTTTGGACAAAAATTGGAAAGTTTTGATGCTTCTGAAGCAAAGAAAATTAATGGTGTTTTAGATGTTATAACAATTGGCGAAAAAGTAAGAAAGTATATCCAGTTGGGTAAGAAGAACTGGACATTTAAATTGTCTGAAACAGATAAAGTTGTTGTAATTGCAGAAAATACTTGGGCGGCAATTAAGGGTAAAAAAGCACTTTCCGCAATTTGGTTAGATGATACTAAATTAGAATCAACAGAAGATCACAATAATATTTTGACAAAAATTCTAGACACTAAAAAATCGAATATTAGACGTGAGGATGGTAATGTTGAAAAAGCATTTTCAACTGCGGATAAAGTTGTTGAAAAAACGTATCACTCGCCTTTTTTACCTCACAATTGTATGGAACCAATGAATTTTTATGCAGATGTCACTGCAGATAAAATTCATTTAGTTGGCCCTGTTCAAACACCCGAATATGCAGCAGCAGTTGTAGCAGATATGTTGGGTTATGATGCAAATAATGTTCATTTAGAAATGACTAGAATGGGCGGTGGTTTTGGTAGAAGGTTATATGGAGATTTTGTGTATGAAGCTGCAGAAATATCAGCTGTAATTAAAAAACCGGTTAAATTAATCTCTACAAGAGAAGATGATATGACAACAGGTATTTACAAACCTTCTGTAAAATATAGAATAAAAGCTGCTTTAAAAGATGGAAAAGTTACTAGTTATCATTTAAAAGAAGCGGCTATTGGTAGCAATATGTATGGCTCAATACCTAATTTTTTTCCTGCAGGATGCATTCCTAATTACAAAGTTGAAACAGGTAATTATAAAAGTAATATTACAACAGGAGCATGGAGAGCGCCCTACACCAATTTCTTGGCATTTGCAGAACAAAGTTTCTTTGATGAATTAGCAATAGAATTAAATGTAGATCCAATTCAATTACGGATAGATTTATTAAAAAATGTAAAAGAGACTGATGATAAAAGAATAGAATATTCTGGTCAAAGGATGGAAGATACCATTAAATTAGTAAGAGAAAAAGCAAACTGGGGTAAAACACCTGAAGGAGTTTATCAAGGTTTTGCAGCCTATTATAGTCATAATACACATGTTGCAGAAATTGCAGAAATCGAATTAAAAAATGGTTTGCCAATTATTAAAAAAGTCATAGTCGCTGTGGATTGCGGGGTTGTCGTAAATCCATCAGGCGCAAGAAACCAAGTTGAAGGAGGAGTTTTAGATGGAATAGGACATGCAATGTATGCTGATTTCTCTTTTAAAAATGGAAAACCCGAATACGAAAATTTTGATTCATATAGATTAATTAGAATGAATGAAACTCCTCAAGTTGAGGTTCATTTTGTGAAAAATAATTTATCGCCCACCGGTCTAGGAGAGCCTGGGTTACCGCCTGCAGGAGGTGCAGTTTCGAATGCGATTAATGCAGCTTTAGGAAAAAGAATGTATAAGCAGCCTTTTGTAAAAGAATTAAAAAAGAGGAATGTTCTAGGTTAA
- a CDS encoding histone deacetylase, with translation MLKIAFHPIYKHELPVGHRFPMEKYDLLPQQLIYEGTCVEENFFEPKIPNNKHFFTVHDPEYFFDLLNITLSQKAARKIGFPLSEVLVAREMIIADGTIKASEFALKNGIAMNIAGGTHHAFSNRGEAFCMLNDQAIGARYLQQKGLVKKILIVDLDVHQGNGTAEIFKNDTSVFTFSMHGKSNYPFIKETSDLDIALENDTKDNEYLSILKETLPKLINQEKPDFIYYLCGVDVIETDKLGKLGLTIAGCKERDKFVLQTSFDLKIPVMCSMGGGYSKDINIIVNAHANTFRLAQEIYF, from the coding sequence ATGCTAAAAATAGCATTCCATCCAATTTACAAACACGAGCTGCCAGTAGGTCATCGTTTTCCGATGGAAAAGTATGATCTGTTGCCACAGCAATTAATTTATGAAGGAACCTGTGTAGAAGAAAATTTCTTCGAGCCTAAAATTCCGAATAACAAACATTTCTTTACTGTTCATGACCCAGAATATTTTTTCGATTTATTAAATATTACACTCTCACAAAAAGCAGCTAGAAAAATTGGTTTTCCGCTTTCTGAAGTGCTCGTCGCAAGAGAAATGATTATTGCAGATGGAACAATAAAAGCCTCTGAATTTGCACTAAAAAACGGAATTGCAATGAATATTGCTGGCGGAACCCATCATGCATTTTCAAATCGTGGAGAAGCTTTTTGTATGTTAAACGACCAAGCAATTGGTGCAAGATACTTGCAACAAAAAGGATTAGTGAAGAAGATTCTAATTGTAGATTTAGATGTACATCAAGGAAACGGAACTGCAGAAATTTTTAAAAATGACACTTCCGTTTTTACCTTTTCTATGCACGGAAAAAGTAATTATCCTTTTATAAAAGAAACGAGTGATTTAGATATTGCTTTAGAAAATGACACAAAAGACAACGAATATTTATCCATTTTAAAAGAAACCCTTCCAAAGCTCATCAATCAAGAAAAACCAGATTTCATCTATTATTTATGTGGTGTTGATGTTATTGAAACTGATAAATTAGGTAAATTAGGGCTAACCATCGCAGGCTGTAAAGAGCGAGACAAATTCGTTTTACAAACGTCTTTCGATTTAAAAATTCCGGTGATGTGTTCTATGGGCGGAGGTTACTCTAAAGATATAAATATTATTGTAAATGCGCACGCTAATACTTTTAGGTTAGCACAAGAAATTTATTTTTAA